The following coding sequences are from one Fusobacterium perfoetens window:
- the ylxM gene encoding YlxM family DNA-binding protein produces MELNEMIEIGILLDYYKPLLTEKQKKYLINYFEEDLSLTEIAEMNEVSRQAVYDNIKRGSKILRSYEDKLNFYKKDRKLYKELLELRKDFKKENLDKIIEKMS; encoded by the coding sequence ATGGAATTAAATGAGATGATTGAAATTGGAATACTTTTAGATTATTATAAGCCTCTTCTTACAGAGAAACAAAAAAAATATCTTATAAACTATTTTGAAGAAGATTTATCTCTGACAGAAATCGCAGAAATGAATGAGGTAAGCAGACAGGCTGTTTATGATAATATAAAAAGAGGAAGTAAGATTTTAAGAAGTTACGAAGATAAACTTAATTTCTATAAAAAAGACAGAAAACTTTATAAAGAGCTTTTAGAACTTAGAAAAGATTTTAAAAAAGAAAATTTAGATAAAATTATTGAAAAAATGAGTTAG
- a CDS encoding NUDIX hydrolase: MLTKDMMKDFFENKGHSKIIGREAMMNSAVMVLFCETEGKINVLFEKRAKGIRQGGEVSFPGGRRDKEDLNFLETALRETYEEIGLSRERITDTRKYGTLILPTGVIVEAYIGYVKNFSLDELNVNEDEVERIILVPLDYFFETNPEFEYVTVENEPFYIDKKGEKIEFPAKKWGLPEKYTKPWRGSPRRLLFYLYGGDVIWGITGEIIYSVARELRSRVKCEKY, encoded by the coding sequence ATGCTTACAAAAGATATGATGAAAGATTTTTTTGAGAATAAAGGACATAGCAAAATAATAGGAAGAGAAGCAATGATGAACTCCGCTGTAATGGTTTTATTTTGTGAAACGGAAGGGAAAATTAATGTTCTTTTTGAAAAAAGAGCAAAAGGGATAAGACAGGGAGGAGAAGTTTCATTTCCAGGAGGAAGAAGAGATAAAGAAGATCTTAATTTTTTAGAAACAGCTTTAAGAGAAACTTATGAAGAGATAGGACTTTCTAGAGAGAGAATAACAGATACAAGAAAGTACGGAACTCTTATTCTTCCTACAGGAGTTATTGTAGAAGCATATATAGGATATGTAAAAAATTTTTCTCTTGATGAACTTAATGTAAATGAAGATGAGGTAGAAAGAATAATTCTAGTTCCTTTAGACTATTTTTTTGAAACTAACCCTGAATTTGAATATGTTACAGTGGAAAATGAACCTTTTTATATAGATAAAAAAGGAGAAAAAATAGAATTTCCTGCTAAAAAATGGGGACTTCCAGAAAAATATACAAAACCATGGAGAGGAAGTCCAAGAAGACTATTATTTTATCTTTATGGAGGAGATGTTATTTGGGGAATTACAGGAGAGATTATTTATAGTGTAGCGAGAGAACTTAGAAGCAGAGTGAAATGTGAAAAATATTAA